The DNA segment TCGGTGGTCTGTGCGGTTGTCTCGCCTTGATTCTTGGGCCGTTAGGCTTTGGGATAGAGGACCTTTTAATTGGTCCCAGCAAAGAGCTTGTGCTGTCAGAGTTGGTTTATATCCCCCTCATTAGCATTGCGTCTTTCCCTTTGATCTTTCTAGTTATGCATGGCTGGGCTGTAGTGTTGGCCGGTGTGCTGCTGGGGGGAGTCATAGAACAGCTGGAGCATCGTTCTTCAGAAAAGAATGAGGGGAAGGGGTAGGCCTCCCCCTCGAATTGCCTTACTTCTTTTTTCTCGGAACATACGGATTAGTGTCCAATGCCTCCTCGGTTTCATCGTAAGCCTCCGGATTCGGTGCTGCGACTTTTTTGATGCCTGCCTTTACCGCGCCCCAGCTTTGCTCGCTGACCCCGGTCTCCTTCAGGACTTGCAGAGATTCCTTGAGCGCTGCCCCATTCGTCATATCCAATCTGTCAACGACCCCGACGATTTTTTCAATGTCCTCCTGGGGAAGATCTGCCAGACCGGCCTCCAAGTATGCTTCAGAGTGCGAATCATAAGCCTTCTCTTTCAATTCTTCAGGTTTTGATTCGTCCCACTCGCCGCTAAGAAGGCCTGCTTCCATCTTGAACTGCAACCGGTCTTTGGTTCGTTCCATCCATTCCTGGCCTTCCTTGGAAAGTTCAGGTTTAAGCTTGTCGAACCGCTTGACGTACTTATCGCCATACTCGCGATAGTAGTCAGGAGCCTCTTTGCCCGGATTGCGCTCCTCAAAGTCCTGGGCGCGTTTTTCATAGTATTCGGTTTTACCCAGGTCGTCCTTGATCCATGTGGGCTTGGCTCCCGACTTCTGCCTGTAATGCTCCTCAACATCCTTCACGCTATTTCCGGTTTGCTTTTCCCACTCACCGATGAGTCGAGCAGCTTTCGTTGGGGTGTCAGGCTTGGTGGCTTCAGCTTCCATCTCCCCGGCATGCTCTGCAGAAGACTTGGTAGGAGGCGCTTCTTGAACTTCTGTCGGCTCTCTGGCCGCCGCTTCATTTTGTTGCTGCGCCGGCTGCTCCTCTGGAGCGCCATCGGCGACTGTTGGAGCATCCGCAGGTTCTGCCTTTTCAACGCCTGCATACCTAAGGTACTTGTCGTACATGGCGTCGGCGTCCTTCTCGTCAAACTTGGCCTCGGACGTCACATATTTGTTGATGAGGTCGAAGGCCGCGTCATCGTGGGCCTTGACGCCATCCTCAAAAAAGACAACCATAATTTTTTAAATTGCATAATCCAAAGTGATAATTCTAGAATTGGGGGGGGGACACCATACCTAATTCTCCCCCCTAAATATAATCCTCACCCACCCGATATCATTTGTATATTCTTTTGTATATTCCACGAAAAAAGGCTTAGAAGGAAAACCTTCTAAGCCTTTAAATTCATTGGTGGAGCTGGAGGGAATTGAACCCACGACCTCTTGAATGCCATTCAAATGCACAATCTGTAATTGTTTGGAATACTTAATCTTTATAAAGAGGAATATACATCGAGGGTATATTTACGGGCATAAGGTATATTTTTTGTATATTCTTGGGAGGTATAGATATGGAACCTATTCTACCTCCCAAAGCCCTACTCTACAGGGCCAGCTTGTTTTCAGACCGGAGACAATCGGATATCCAGACCTTGACCAATGCCTGTCTGGAGATACCGAGCCGTCCGGCCCTCTCGTCCATTTCCTTGACCATCCATACCGGGAAATCAACATTCACTCGTTTGATCTCTCGCTTGTAGGTTTCAGAATCAGAGACGCTTCTCTCGAAGTTGTCCTTGGACTTCATACACCACCTCGCTAGTTTTCATAGAACGGACGAACAAAGACAGCCTTCGTCCTCGTTGGAATTATCATGACGATATCCAACGTGTAGGAAGATGGCTAGGACTTTGTCCGTAGACACTGATATTCTTGATGAAATGGTATACTTTTTATATCAAAAGTACACCGTTTTGGATTGAGCAAAGAAAAAGGGTGAGGCCGTAACCTCACCCTTTGATCCGAAATTACTGGCAGAGGTCTTCCAGTGCTTGGGGGTCATCATCCCCATAGCCTAAGTCTCTCGAAAATATCTTTTTGATTTCCGAGCAAGTATACTTCTTATACTTTCCAAAGAAGCGTGTGTTGACCCCACATCCGGCAAAATGGGGAAGAGCATTTATGACTTCCAACTCATTATCACCGAATTCAATATGAACATAGGGGTCATCCACACGGTCCTCGAAAACATAGGTGGCTATTACACTGTTTCCTTTGAGTGTCCCTCTGGCAAGAAGCTTACAATCAGAGGGAACGGTCACGTCTTCCCGCTTGCCGGAGTGACCACCCCAAAGGCGGATGGTCACATCCCCATTATTCCCGTCTATGTAGACCAACGAATGCGCCCCACTACTGTGGACATTCAGGTAAATCCCCGAAACAGATTCGGCAGATGATGACCCTACTGAGGCAAGGATAAAGACAAAGACCAGTATCATTTTGGATGCAACATTTATCATCGTTATTCTTTTCGACCCTTCTTCAATTTGTTAAGCGCATCAAGTTTTTCACGTTCGAGTCTTTTCTGAACGTTCTCTCTCACCTTCTTGGACGAACCTCCAAAGCGAGTTTTTCTTTCTTCGTAGATGGCTTCTATCAAGTCCGATTCAAACTCTTGACTCGAAGGATCGAATCGTTCCTCCTGTTTGAGTTTTTCAACAGCCTTCTTCACCACATTGGTGTCGGGGCCATGCTGCACTCCAGTCGACCATAACACTTGCTGTACTGTCTTTGAGTGCTTGTCAGCATCAAGACCAGATTCTTTTGCGCCATTTGCGACAGGCAAATAGTGACCGTCATAGATGAATTTATCTTGGCGACGTTCAAATTCCTCAGGATGCTTGTCTGCCATTTATCGCCACTTCTTGTCGAACTCAGCAGACCCCGGAGTCAGTCCTTCAAACTCGTTCTTCCAAGGAAAATCCTTAGATGTCACGAATTCTTTGACTCTACCTCCAACTTCCCCCTTGTGTCTACTTGTCATTTGATACTT comes from the Pseudodesulfovibrio piezophilus C1TLV30 genome and includes:
- the brnA gene encoding type II toxin-antitoxin system BrnA family antitoxin, which translates into the protein MKSKDNFERSVSDSETYKREIKRVNVDFPVWMVKEMDERAGRLGISRQALVKVWISDCLRSENKLAL